Proteins encoded together in one Streptomyces sp. B1I3 window:
- a CDS encoding HNH endonuclease, protein MYDLGEPCCFGCGWYSERWDKGSARINWQRATLERAHIVPSSLGGSDGVDNLILLCGPCHKESPDWSDPGEMARWLAARTPRRSKEFEEMEAWIAAAGEVPEFSQMLAASAGDPDSADRIVAMLWDAARRAGLHWGVGLSQGTRVAIIRSAVAGVGAPQGDS, encoded by the coding sequence ATGTACGACCTTGGTGAACCATGCTGCTTCGGCTGCGGGTGGTACTCGGAGCGGTGGGATAAGGGGAGCGCCCGCATCAACTGGCAGCGCGCAACGCTGGAGCGAGCCCACATCGTTCCTTCCAGTCTGGGTGGCTCCGACGGGGTGGACAACTTGATCCTGCTCTGCGGCCCCTGCCACAAGGAGTCGCCGGATTGGTCTGACCCTGGGGAGATGGCCCGCTGGCTTGCGGCTAGGACTCCGAGACGCAGTAAGGAGTTCGAGGAGATGGAAGCCTGGATTGCGGCTGCTGGTGAAGTTCCGGAGTTCTCTCAGATGCTGGCTGCTTCTGCTGGCGATCCTGATTCGGCAGACCGGATCGTAGCCATGCTCTGGGACGCTGCACGCCGGGCTGGTCTTCACTGGGGCGTTGGACTTAGTCAGGGCACGCGCGTTGCCATCATTCGCAGCGCCGTCGCAGGCGTCGGCGCTCCACAGGGGGACTCATGA
- a CDS encoding DUF5047 domain-containing protein, with the protein MYPPPSDRFLATLATAHVPYTEVRMTASDGTVTVLPHTGGSVTVSRGQAVRRTCSVTVPDTSLIPIRPTGQMAIYGARLRILRGIAYPDGSVESVPLGEFRIDEVGGDPDYGPVTITGSSIEAAIADDAFLVPYTTRGGPGAVTAITDLIRSSMPTAVVTSRVADALLGPTTWDAQGDRWAAVQACATAIGAEVYADADGQFVIAELPDIAAAPIAWTVDAGEQGVLIAATRGYNRAGMYNVVVASGENTETNVAAVSSTVQDTDPTSPTYVGGPFGRVPRFYSSSLLISTDQCTAAATKLLRDSVKPAATVTLESAPNPCLEPGDVLRVTYANGDRELHQVQGLTLDLGLGSMQIDTIGGREDA; encoded by the coding sequence CCAGCGACGGCACAGTCACGGTCCTGCCGCACACCGGCGGCAGCGTCACCGTGTCCCGCGGGCAGGCCGTGCGCCGCACCTGCTCCGTCACCGTCCCGGACACCTCACTGATACCGATCCGGCCGACTGGGCAGATGGCCATTTACGGGGCCCGGTTGCGGATCCTGCGCGGCATTGCCTACCCCGACGGCAGTGTCGAGTCGGTTCCGCTCGGCGAATTCCGTATCGACGAGGTCGGCGGAGACCCGGACTACGGGCCAGTCACGATCACCGGCTCCAGCATCGAGGCGGCAATCGCCGACGACGCGTTCCTCGTCCCTTACACAACGCGCGGCGGACCCGGAGCCGTTACGGCGATCACCGACCTGATCCGGTCGAGCATGCCGACCGCGGTCGTCACGAGCCGGGTCGCGGACGCACTGCTTGGCCCGACGACCTGGGACGCCCAAGGCGACCGGTGGGCGGCCGTTCAGGCGTGCGCCACCGCTATCGGGGCCGAGGTGTATGCGGACGCTGACGGCCAGTTCGTCATCGCGGAACTCCCCGACATAGCGGCAGCCCCGATCGCGTGGACCGTTGACGCCGGCGAGCAGGGCGTCCTCATCGCCGCGACCCGCGGGTACAACCGGGCCGGCATGTACAACGTGGTCGTCGCCTCGGGCGAGAACACGGAGACGAACGTGGCCGCCGTGTCTTCGACGGTGCAGGACACGGATCCGACAAGCCCAACCTACGTCGGGGGCCCTTTTGGCCGGGTGCCCCGCTTTTACAGTTCCAGCCTGCTGATCAGCACCGACCAGTGCACCGCCGCAGCGACGAAGCTGCTGCGCGACTCGGTGAAACCGGCCGCCACAGTGACCCTGGAATCCGCCCCGAACCCGTGCCTGGAACCCGGCGATGTCCTGCGCGTCACCTACGCCAACGGCGACCGGGAGCTGCACCAGGTGCAGGGCCTCACCCTCGATCTGGGGCTCGGCTCCATGCAGATCGACACGATCGGTGGACGGGAGGACGCCTGA
- a CDS encoding HNH endonuclease: MDEIPQPLWLSFEDFLVGTPMREIRLWCSRKAIRANRGRLLSGHPTGRITTDDVVAVLTAARGRCRYCGSLAVQAAPTHPVSRKPMPWGHIGRRIGSLDHVVARIDGGRNSVGNLCWCCHWCNTWPSERIPGAADHGAVQPISS, translated from the coding sequence GTGGATGAGATCCCCCAGCCGCTGTGGCTGTCGTTCGAGGACTTCCTTGTCGGCACCCCCATGCGGGAGATTCGCCTCTGGTGCAGCAGGAAGGCCATCCGGGCCAACCGCGGGCGCCTGCTGAGCGGGCACCCTACGGGACGGATCACGACCGACGATGTCGTCGCGGTGCTGACTGCAGCCCGCGGACGGTGCCGGTACTGCGGCTCCCTCGCCGTTCAGGCGGCGCCCACGCATCCCGTGTCCCGCAAGCCGATGCCGTGGGGGCACATTGGTCGGAGGATCGGCAGCCTCGACCACGTCGTCGCCCGTATCGACGGCGGGCGGAACTCTGTGGGCAACCTGTGCTGGTGCTGCCACTGGTGCAATACGTGGCCCAGCGAGCGGATCCCTGGGGCGGCCGACCATGGTGCAGTACAGCCGATCAGCTCCTGA
- a CDS encoding N-acetylmuramoyl-L-alanine amidase, which produces MATPLSAAAVLTALRAEGVQVVEVGDWRTHNRNHKGAWGPVNGSIVHHTVTRGTANTVALCRDGHSALPGPLCHGVIAKNGQVHLVGWGRANHAGGGDGNVLTQVTAESYDTRPSAPTKGNANGVDGNARFYGWECENLGDGKDPWPAAQYEAIVRVQVALCRAHGWSAKSVIGHLEWSSDKVDPRGFTMPDLRADVAERLTHPAGWSPGATTPTPAPSPEENPMAGITKQDIYDAVWKTDQIPAPADAADIKTNQTWAAQSVLTDLHGRVRRMDATVAAQAVAIKALAGWLGGGADTATIVAAVESAIRDAVITVDVDINQES; this is translated from the coding sequence ATGGCCACACCACTTTCTGCTGCCGCTGTCCTTACGGCCCTGCGCGCCGAGGGTGTCCAGGTCGTCGAGGTCGGCGACTGGCGCACCCACAACCGCAACCACAAGGGCGCCTGGGGCCCGGTCAACGGGAGCATCGTCCACCACACCGTCACCCGCGGAACGGCCAACACCGTCGCCCTGTGCCGCGACGGGCACAGCGCTCTCCCCGGGCCGCTCTGCCACGGCGTCATCGCGAAGAACGGCCAAGTGCACCTCGTCGGCTGGGGCCGGGCCAACCACGCCGGCGGCGGCGACGGCAACGTGCTCACACAGGTGACCGCCGAGTCCTACGACACCCGACCGTCCGCGCCGACAAAGGGCAACGCGAACGGGGTCGACGGCAACGCCCGCTTCTACGGGTGGGAGTGCGAGAACCTCGGCGACGGCAAGGACCCGTGGCCGGCCGCCCAGTACGAGGCGATCGTCCGCGTCCAGGTCGCCCTGTGCCGGGCCCACGGATGGTCGGCGAAATCCGTCATCGGCCACCTGGAGTGGTCCTCGGACAAGGTCGACCCCCGCGGATTCACCATGCCGGACCTCCGCGCCGACGTCGCCGAACGCCTCACCCACCCCGCGGGCTGGTCCCCCGGGGCGACCACGCCCACCCCCGCCCCAAGTCCCGAGGAGAATCCCATGGCCGGCATCACCAAGCAGGACATTTACGACGCGGTCTGGAAGACCGATCAGATTCCGGCACCCGCCGACGCCGCCGACATCAAAACCAACCAGACCTGGGCGGCCCAGTCGGTCCTCACCGACCTGCACGGTCGCGTCCGCCGCATGGACGCCACCGTCGCCGCACAGGCCGTCGCCATCAAGGCCCTTGCCGGGTGGCTCGGCGGGGGCGCCGACACCGCGACGATCGTCGCCGCCGTCGAATCCGCCATCCGCGACGCCGTCATCACGGTCGACGTCGACATCAACCAGGAGTCCTGA
- a CDS encoding DUF6233 domain-containing protein: MNDLPPDLPRLRTLETWLALSLDRVRQQIAAAEQREKERQQGEEHRPPPPDWVLELGIGVGAPPTEVHTGDCYAIGKRRRTITREQALEALTAGVRACVHCRPDTDLGVL; the protein is encoded by the coding sequence GTGAACGATTTGCCGCCGGACCTGCCACGCCTCCGCACCCTGGAGACCTGGCTCGCCCTATCCCTCGACCGGGTCCGCCAGCAGATCGCAGCAGCCGAGCAGCGAGAGAAAGAGCGGCAGCAAGGCGAGGAACACCGCCCACCCCCACCCGACTGGGTCCTCGAGCTCGGCATCGGCGTTGGCGCACCACCCACCGAAGTCCACACCGGTGACTGCTACGCCATCGGCAAGCGGCGCCGCACCATCACCCGCGAGCAGGCGCTCGAAGCACTCACCGCGGGCGTCCGGGCCTGCGTGCACTGCCGGCCAGACACCGACCTCGGAGTGCTGTGA
- a CDS encoding right-handed parallel beta-helix repeat-containing protein: MEPDRFHHRHPPAEARRRIHLIPPRAARVHHHVWSSNLMATPLPAAGVLDAMGWHSIADYGAVGDGTTDDAPAIQAALDDAYTAGGGVVVFPPGKVYAVGTFIVTKARTTLLAYGATIKSIHAARGCLRNFMPDDSFTGHNGHSDITVLGGTWDGNAYKQADGTGIVASMTNVMTFIHCGRITVRDATIRDTCGAHALELNAVSGATVSNCRFEGFIDNSADQSRVTSEFVEIDIAKSGSSAIGAFDGTPCEDINFTGCWFGPSARLPAAGRAIGSHGIVAGAYYDRITVRDCIILGTTADCGIRALYWRDSEISSNRISGTATEGIYALTDAAAGHACTGLTISRNQVGSSGANAGIRVTALAGALWSDVSIENNIVKSANAYGIRADFTPGVLIHGNRVVSSTKGGILAQESTRATVTDNQVAGSGSNAINVAGCPSAVVNDNLVDGTASNHGIAIGAAATSNGGNAVVQGNHIRGVAAAGIRLTAPGCLVTGNQVRKDGGRTANGITMASTATGCVIAGNDLTGNGWAPATAIVAAGAPVLDWAGGTTSPGHNRI; encoded by the coding sequence GTGGAGCCCGACCGGTTCCATCATCGCCACCCGCCAGCTGAAGCTCGCCGCCGTATACATCTGATCCCGCCCCGCGCCGCTCGGGTGCATCACCATGTTTGGAGCTCTAATCTGATGGCCACGCCACTGCCTGCTGCCGGGGTACTCGACGCGATGGGCTGGCACTCCATCGCCGACTACGGGGCGGTCGGCGACGGGACGACCGACGACGCGCCCGCAATCCAGGCCGCCCTGGACGACGCATATACGGCAGGTGGCGGCGTCGTCGTTTTTCCGCCCGGCAAGGTCTACGCCGTCGGCACGTTCATCGTCACCAAGGCCCGCACCACCCTGCTCGCCTACGGGGCCACGATCAAAAGCATCCACGCCGCCCGCGGCTGCCTACGCAACTTCATGCCAGACGACAGCTTCACCGGGCACAACGGCCACTCGGACATCACCGTGCTGGGCGGCACGTGGGACGGCAACGCCTACAAGCAGGCGGACGGCACCGGGATCGTCGCGTCAATGACGAACGTCATGACGTTCATTCACTGCGGCAGGATCACCGTCCGCGACGCTACGATCCGCGACACCTGCGGGGCGCACGCCCTGGAGCTCAACGCGGTCAGCGGCGCCACCGTGAGCAACTGCCGTTTCGAGGGCTTCATCGACAACAGCGCCGATCAGAGCAGGGTCACCAGCGAGTTCGTAGAGATCGACATCGCCAAAAGCGGCTCCTCGGCCATCGGCGCATTCGACGGCACGCCGTGCGAGGACATCAACTTCACCGGCTGCTGGTTCGGCCCCAGCGCGCGCCTGCCAGCCGCCGGACGGGCGATCGGCTCGCACGGCATCGTCGCCGGCGCGTACTACGACCGGATCACAGTCCGGGACTGCATCATCCTCGGAACGACGGCGGACTGCGGGATCCGGGCCCTGTACTGGCGAGACAGCGAGATCAGCAGCAACCGCATCAGCGGCACAGCCACCGAGGGCATCTACGCGCTCACGGACGCGGCGGCGGGCCACGCCTGCACCGGGCTCACCATCTCAAGAAACCAGGTCGGGAGCTCCGGGGCGAACGCGGGCATCCGGGTCACCGCCCTGGCTGGCGCCCTGTGGTCGGACGTCAGCATCGAGAACAACATCGTGAAATCAGCGAACGCCTACGGCATCCGGGCCGACTTCACCCCGGGCGTGCTGATCCACGGGAACCGCGTCGTCTCCTCGACCAAGGGCGGGATCCTCGCGCAGGAGTCGACCCGGGCCACGGTCACCGACAACCAAGTCGCCGGGTCTGGCTCCAACGCCATCAACGTGGCCGGATGCCCGTCCGCGGTCGTGAACGACAACCTCGTCGACGGCACCGCCTCGAACCACGGCATCGCCATCGGCGCAGCGGCAACCAGCAACGGCGGCAACGCCGTCGTGCAGGGCAACCACATCCGCGGCGTCGCTGCGGCCGGCATCCGCCTCACCGCTCCGGGCTGCCTCGTCACCGGCAACCAGGTCCGCAAGGACGGCGGGAGGACGGCCAACGGAATCACCATGGCGTCGACCGCAACCGGCTGCGTGATCGCCGGGAATGACCTGACCGGCAACGGCTGGGCGCCGGCCACTGCCATCGTCGCGGCCGGTGCCCCGGTCCTCGACTGGGCCGGCGGCACCACCAGCCCGGGCCACAACCGCATCTGA
- a CDS encoding helix-turn-helix domain-containing protein — MQPTSGSPVGRRIAYYRSVARPKMTQQQLSEAACVALGTIRKIERGERGVTDETLDAIAAALGVDPSRLVADREHASSRVRSALPALSAAIAAYDIPDDGPVRPLPELRAGVAQATAWRLSAQYLQIVRTIPDLLVELARAAHNAPPQRQAELATLLVTAYRSADAVAYKYGARDLSARLVELMRWAAPAAQDPLLIAAVGYVRTETFFAARAHAAGLRALEQAIDSCPPATGVVAVAARGALHMRAAVIAGRAGSSDSADEHLTAARTLGDQVPENVYQGTAFGPDSVRIHEVSTAVSLGSDHVQRAFDVAREWAPPVDLPAERRSGFYVELARAQLWGGLADDAFESLKVARRIAPQHTREHPWVREDAATLRRLKRADAESLTNFAEWCHAD; from the coding sequence ATGCAGCCGACCTCAGGCAGCCCGGTAGGCCGGCGCATCGCCTACTACCGCAGCGTCGCCCGCCCCAAGATGACCCAGCAGCAGCTCTCCGAAGCGGCATGCGTCGCATTGGGCACGATCCGGAAGATTGAGCGGGGGGAGCGCGGCGTCACCGACGAGACACTGGACGCCATCGCGGCAGCCCTGGGCGTGGACCCCTCCCGCTTGGTCGCCGACCGGGAGCACGCGTCCAGCCGAGTCCGCAGCGCCCTGCCGGCCCTGTCGGCTGCCATCGCCGCCTACGACATTCCGGACGACGGCCCGGTCCGCCCGCTCCCGGAGCTGCGGGCCGGCGTCGCCCAGGCCACAGCGTGGAGACTGTCAGCGCAGTACCTGCAGATCGTCCGCACGATTCCTGACCTGCTGGTCGAGCTTGCCCGGGCCGCCCACAATGCGCCCCCGCAGCGGCAGGCAGAGCTCGCCACCCTCCTCGTCACCGCGTACCGGTCAGCTGACGCGGTTGCGTACAAGTACGGGGCCCGCGACCTGTCCGCACGCCTTGTCGAGCTGATGCGATGGGCCGCCCCCGCCGCCCAGGACCCGCTCCTCATCGCCGCGGTGGGGTACGTCCGGACGGAAACGTTCTTCGCCGCCCGGGCACATGCGGCTGGGCTGCGTGCTCTGGAGCAGGCCATCGACTCCTGCCCGCCGGCTACCGGCGTGGTTGCGGTAGCTGCCCGCGGCGCACTGCACATGAGGGCTGCGGTCATCGCCGGACGAGCAGGCAGCAGCGACTCGGCCGACGAGCACCTCACCGCAGCCAGGACCCTGGGGGACCAGGTCCCCGAAAACGTCTACCAGGGGACGGCGTTCGGCCCGGACTCGGTGCGCATCCACGAGGTGTCCACCGCGGTGAGCCTCGGCAGTGACCATGTGCAGCGGGCCTTCGACGTCGCCCGCGAGTGGGCACCGCCCGTAGACCTGCCGGCAGAGCGCCGCTCCGGTTTCTATGTGGAGCTGGCGCGCGCCCAGCTGTGGGGCGGACTCGCCGATGACGCCTTCGAGTCTCTCAAGGTCGCTCGCCGGATCGCGCCGCAGCACACCCGCGAGCATCCGTGGGTACGGGAGGACGCCGCGACACTGCGCCGGTTGAAGCGGGCGGATGCTGAGAGCCTCACCAATTTCGCGGAGTGGTGCCACGCGGATTAG
- a CDS encoding serine/threonine-protein kinase → MADTRLIQSRYQLLDLIGRGGMGEVWRARDESLGRYVAVKCLKPMGPQHDRSFTRVLRERFRREARVAAALQHRGVTVVHDFGESDGLLYLVMELLEGRNLSQLLEDNKQHPLPVPDVVDIAEQVADALGYTHRQGIVHRDLKPANIMRLDDGTVKICDFGIARLGHDVGFTSRLTGTGIAMGTPHYMSPEQISGGEVDHRSDLYSLGCVLYEIATGVPPFDLDDAWAVLVGHRDTQPEPLRTHRAELPGFFDRVVLDLLAKAPGERPADAGDLRQRIALGRTGEQPAAPGAGRTQPAPVPGPRPGAALPPLPSWTRNMTTGHRATGTVRTPTPGTGHTAELTGAWTTGTALPALTGGLPAATSLFAEGASAERPTPSPALLSTLADRHSAGLDLARLGHWEEAGEVHRTVASMREQALGPDHPDTLASRYESAFTLSRTGCAADALREFVRVADGRERILGPDHPETLAARQETAYALGQLGRHFEAHQVYAAVLASRVRSMGPDHPDTLRCRHNLAFNLSRLGRLEDAYRMAREVADARGRLLGETHPDTLVTRYEVAYTLGRMGRWAEALQTYRDVARARALALGPDHPDTLSARYEVGISLGRLGRSAEALELYRTLVEDRTRVGGPIDAETLRARHGLGVNLGRMARWEEALAEAREVCAIRERTLGPDHPDTLVSRREVAVGLGWLGRWSEALADYRRVAEARERILGADHPDTLAGRNDEAHCLEQLGRSTEAVDLYRRVADLRGGRGTPQP, encoded by the coding sequence ATGGCGGACACCAGGCTGATCCAGAGCCGGTACCAGTTGCTCGATCTGATCGGGCGCGGCGGTATGGGCGAGGTGTGGAGGGCCCGCGACGAGTCCCTGGGCCGGTACGTGGCCGTCAAGTGCCTCAAACCGATGGGTCCCCAGCACGACCGGTCCTTCACCCGCGTCCTGCGTGAACGCTTCCGCCGCGAGGCGAGGGTGGCCGCCGCGCTCCAGCACCGGGGCGTCACCGTCGTCCATGACTTCGGCGAGTCCGACGGCCTCCTGTACCTCGTCATGGAGCTCCTGGAGGGGCGCAACCTCAGTCAGCTCCTCGAGGACAACAAACAGCACCCCCTGCCGGTGCCCGACGTCGTCGACATCGCGGAACAGGTCGCCGACGCGCTCGGCTACACCCACCGGCAGGGCATCGTGCACCGCGACCTCAAGCCCGCCAACATCATGAGGCTCGACGACGGCACCGTGAAGATCTGCGACTTCGGCATCGCCAGACTCGGGCACGACGTCGGCTTCACCTCGCGCCTCACCGGCACCGGCATCGCCATGGGAACCCCGCACTACATGTCGCCCGAGCAGATCAGCGGCGGAGAGGTCGACCACCGCAGCGACCTCTACTCCCTGGGCTGCGTGCTCTACGAGATCGCCACGGGGGTCCCCCCGTTCGACCTGGACGACGCCTGGGCCGTACTCGTAGGACACCGCGACACCCAGCCCGAACCGCTGCGCACCCACCGTGCCGAACTCCCCGGCTTCTTCGACCGGGTCGTCCTGGACCTGCTGGCCAAGGCACCGGGGGAACGGCCGGCCGACGCGGGCGACCTGCGGCAGCGCATCGCACTCGGCCGCACCGGCGAGCAGCCCGCCGCCCCGGGGGCGGGGCGGACGCAGCCGGCTCCCGTCCCCGGCCCGCGGCCCGGCGCCGCGCTGCCCCCGCTGCCGTCCTGGACCCGCAACATGACCACGGGACACAGGGCGACCGGGACGGTCCGCACCCCGACGCCGGGCACCGGCCACACGGCCGAGCTGACCGGTGCGTGGACGACCGGGACCGCTCTGCCGGCCCTCACGGGTGGCCTCCCCGCCGCCACGTCCTTGTTCGCCGAGGGGGCGTCCGCCGAACGCCCCACCCCGTCACCCGCACTGCTCTCCACCCTGGCCGACCGGCACAGCGCGGGGCTCGACCTCGCACGCCTCGGCCACTGGGAGGAGGCGGGTGAGGTGCACCGTACGGTCGCCTCGATGCGCGAACAGGCGCTCGGTCCCGACCACCCCGACACCCTGGCCAGCCGCTACGAGTCCGCCTTCACGCTCAGCCGCACGGGATGCGCCGCGGACGCGCTGCGCGAGTTCGTCCGGGTCGCCGACGGCCGCGAGCGCATCCTGGGCCCCGACCACCCGGAGACACTGGCGGCCCGTCAGGAGACGGCGTACGCCCTCGGACAGCTCGGCCGGCACTTCGAGGCCCACCAGGTGTACGCCGCCGTGCTCGCCTCCCGGGTGCGCTCCATGGGCCCCGACCACCCGGACACCCTGCGCTGCCGCCACAACCTGGCCTTCAACCTCAGCCGGCTCGGACGCCTCGAGGACGCGTACCGCATGGCCCGCGAGGTGGCGGACGCCCGCGGCCGGCTGCTCGGCGAGACACACCCGGACACGCTGGTCACCCGGTACGAAGTGGCGTACACGCTCGGCCGGATGGGCCGCTGGGCCGAAGCCCTGCAGACCTACCGCGACGTCGCACGGGCGCGCGCCCTGGCGCTCGGACCGGACCACCCCGACACCCTGTCCGCCCGTTACGAGGTCGGCATCAGCCTCGGCCGGCTCGGCCGCAGCGCCGAGGCGCTGGAGCTGTACCGCACGCTGGTCGAGGACCGCACCCGGGTCGGTGGGCCCATCGACGCCGAGACGCTGCGCGCGCGGCACGGCCTCGGTGTCAACCTCGGACGGATGGCGCGCTGGGAGGAGGCGCTCGCCGAGGCCCGCGAGGTGTGCGCGATCCGGGAGCGCACCCTGGGACCCGACCACCCCGACACCCTCGTCAGCCGCCGCGAGGTGGCCGTCGGCCTCGGCTGGCTCGGACGCTGGTCGGAGGCGCTCGCCGACTACCGGCGGGTCGCCGAAGCCCGCGAACGGATACTGGGCGCCGACCACCCCGACACCCTCGCCGGCCGCAACGACGAGGCGCACTGCCTGGAACAGCTCGGCCGCAGCACCGAGGCCGTGGATCTCTACCGGCGGGTCGCGGACCTGCGCGGCGGGCGCGGGACGCCGCAGCCCTGA
- a CDS encoding recombinase family protein: MALVGLVRVSTDKQNVDRQHDALDPICVKVFEEKVSGKLAVSDRPGLSAALGYLRDGDMLCVQEVDRLGRDTLTGLMTLAELFERNISVKVLTGVGAGEHNEMNLLLELALVLASERRRDIVKKTKDGLEAARARGRVGGRRPVMTDALIVQAVALRSKGYSLKQIQPHLRITEGANKGKNPSIGAISQALRVYDASQASDAEVAS; this comes from the coding sequence TTGGCGCTAGTCGGACTCGTCCGAGTCTCAACCGACAAGCAGAACGTTGACCGCCAGCACGACGCCCTGGACCCAATCTGCGTCAAGGTCTTCGAGGAGAAGGTCTCAGGCAAGCTGGCCGTCTCCGATCGCCCCGGCCTCAGTGCGGCACTCGGCTATCTACGCGACGGCGACATGCTCTGCGTCCAGGAAGTCGACCGCCTCGGCCGCGACACCCTCACCGGCCTGATGACGCTGGCAGAACTCTTCGAGCGCAACATCTCCGTCAAGGTCCTCACGGGAGTCGGGGCCGGCGAGCACAACGAGATGAACCTCCTCCTGGAACTCGCGCTCGTCCTCGCCTCCGAACGCCGCCGCGACATCGTGAAGAAGACGAAGGACGGACTTGAGGCCGCGCGCGCTCGTGGCCGCGTCGGTGGGCGCCGCCCCGTCATGACCGACGCTCTGATCGTTCAAGCCGTTGCGCTGCGCTCGAAGGGCTACAGCCTCAAGCAGATCCAGCCGCACCTCCGGATCACCGAAGGTGCAAACAAGGGGAAGAACCCGAGCATCGGCGCCATCTCCCAGGCCCTTCGTGTCTACGACGCGAGCCAGGCTTCCGACGCGGAGGTGGCCTCGTGA
- a CDS encoding HAD family hydrolase, with the protein MIETIVFDVGETLVRDDRYWGTWADWLDIPQHTVSALVGAVVTQGRDNADALRLVRPGLDVDAEYAAREAAGRGEYLDETDIYPDVRPALTGLRELGVRVIVAGNQTTKAGELLRTLDLPADLVATSAEWGVAKPDAAFYARVLEVSGAMASETLYVGDHPANDIFPARRAGLRTAHIRRGPWGHWWADTPDVRAAADWSINSLTELINLVSY; encoded by the coding sequence GTGATTGAGACCATCGTCTTCGACGTCGGCGAAACCCTCGTCCGCGACGACCGCTACTGGGGGACATGGGCTGACTGGCTCGACATCCCGCAGCACACGGTCAGCGCCCTGGTAGGCGCCGTCGTCACCCAGGGCAGAGACAACGCCGACGCCCTTCGCCTCGTCCGCCCGGGCCTCGACGTCGACGCCGAGTACGCGGCGCGGGAGGCAGCCGGCCGCGGCGAGTACCTCGACGAAACGGACATCTACCCCGACGTCCGCCCTGCCCTGACGGGGCTACGCGAGCTCGGAGTCCGGGTGATCGTCGCAGGTAACCAGACCACTAAGGCGGGTGAACTTCTGCGCACCCTCGACCTGCCCGCCGACCTGGTCGCCACGTCCGCCGAGTGGGGGGTCGCTAAGCCGGACGCCGCCTTCTACGCGCGGGTCCTCGAGGTGTCCGGCGCCATGGCATCCGAAACCCTCTACGTCGGCGACCATCCGGCCAACGACATCTTCCCAGCGCGCAGGGCCGGCCTGCGAACTGCGCACATCCGCCGCGGCCCGTGGGGCCACTGGTGGGCAGACACCCCAGACGTCCGGGCCGCTGCGGACTGGTCCATCAACTCCCTGACCGAGCTCATCAACCTCGTCAGCTACTAA